In Prochlorococcus marinus str. MIT 1214, one DNA window encodes the following:
- the lptC gene encoding LPS export ABC transporter periplasmic protein LptC, translating to MKYLPIHFLLIITTLTLFGCQKSNKSSTQIDNKSYINDFELLQENPNNETSVRITSPKAIIDPTNNDIDIFESSIELLNKKGQDFKVKSGNSTLNNLTNSISVFNNVRISFLDKQDYYITTNSFDWDLNTSIIDINNPVNINFNNTRIKATNGFYDIDSSLLKIDNSEFNRYIYNVKGEEEYYVKIKSDFAKWFKKDNTLVFTSNEKQVETTINFLLTE from the coding sequence GTGAAGTATTTACCGATTCATTTTCTGCTAATAATTACTACATTAACTCTATTTGGCTGTCAAAAATCAAACAAATCTTCTACTCAGATAGATAATAAAAGCTACATTAATGATTTTGAACTACTTCAAGAAAATCCTAATAATGAAACCAGCGTAAGAATCACTAGTCCTAAAGCCATAATTGACCCAACAAATAATGATATAGATATATTTGAAAGCTCAATAGAATTACTTAATAAAAAGGGTCAAGACTTTAAAGTTAAATCCGGCAATTCAACTCTCAACAATTTAACTAATTCTATTAGCGTTTTTAATAATGTACGAATATCATTTCTTGACAAACAGGATTACTACATCACTACTAATTCCTTTGATTGGGATTTAAATACCTCTATTATTGATATTAATAATCCAGTTAATATTAATTTTAATAATACTAGAATAAAAGCAACTAATGGATTCTATGATATTGATTCGAGCCTACTTAAAATAGACAATAGTGAATTCAATAGATATATATATAATGTAAAAGGTGAAGAGGAATATTATGTAAAAATCAAATCTGACTTTGCAAAATGGTTTAAAAAAGATAATACTTTAGTATTTACATCTAATGAGAAACAGGTAGAAACAACTATTAATTTCCTACTTACTGAGTAG
- a CDS encoding cofactor assembly of complex C subunit B, with protein sequence MYKISSLVIIFGSFLLILSIINIITANQVNPTLVRAETISGMASIALITIGYLWTEINPKQPSKANLDGKEGFELCKKLTDDQRNELAWGSKQILTATAASTVLIYWDNKVILRRGLISEKIFEPGEICKRSIDQNRLISLVNTELFPGRDEFDGVLNNLPAVIVYPLKNRGLTIVGGWSKRSFTNSDEKWISGWSDKLYVLLSK encoded by the coding sequence ATGTATAAAATTTCTAGCTTAGTCATAATATTTGGATCTTTTTTATTAATTTTATCAATTATAAATATTATTACTGCTAATCAAGTGAATCCAACATTAGTAAGAGCTGAGACAATATCTGGAATGGCTTCAATAGCTTTAATAACTATTGGTTATCTCTGGACTGAAATTAACCCTAAACAACCTTCTAAGGCTAACTTGGATGGAAAGGAGGGTTTCGAACTTTGTAAGAAATTAACTGACGATCAAAGGAATGAATTAGCCTGGGGAAGCAAGCAAATACTTACTGCAACAGCAGCTAGTACAGTATTAATATATTGGGACAATAAAGTAATACTTAGAAGAGGCTTGATTTCTGAAAAAATATTTGAACCTGGAGAAATATGTAAAAGATCAATTGATCAAAACCGATTAATCTCGTTAGTTAATACTGAATTATTTCCTGGTAGAGATGAGTTTGATGGCGTTTTAAATAATTTACCAGCAGTGATTGTTTATCCTCTTAAAAATAGAGGCCTCACAATAGTTGGAGGTTGGTCAAAGAGATCATTTACTAATTCAGATGAAAAATGGATATCAGGATGGTCTGATAAGTTATACGTACTACTCAGTAAGTAG
- a CDS encoding bifunctional adenosylcobinamide kinase/adenosylcobinamide-phosphate guanylyltransferase, translating to MITPIAHNYKGLISITGPTKSGKSKLAEFLISEQELVTYIATSKPRPNDSDWQVRIDIHRKRRPDSWTLIEHPKDICQAIESIEGNESILIDSLGGLVEQHLIKDDDQWNNFQMKFLNCLSEDNLCIVVVSEEVGWGIVPATPIGHLFRERHSTLTSLISRQSKKRWLAINGTAIDLDKFGDLIP from the coding sequence ATGATCACACCAATAGCCCATAACTATAAAGGACTCATATCAATTACTGGACCGACAAAAAGTGGAAAAAGCAAATTAGCTGAGTTTTTAATATCGGAGCAAGAACTTGTCACTTACATAGCGACATCAAAACCAAGACCAAATGATTCTGATTGGCAAGTTAGGATAGATATTCACAGGAAGAGAAGACCTGATAGCTGGACGCTCATTGAGCATCCAAAAGACATCTGCCAAGCAATTGAATCGATTGAAGGAAATGAGTCAATATTAATTGATTCATTAGGTGGCTTAGTTGAGCAGCACCTAATAAAAGATGACGATCAATGGAATAATTTCCAAATGAAATTTCTTAATTGCCTTTCAGAAGATAATTTATGCATTGTTGTTGTTTCTGAGGAAGTTGGCTGGGGAATTGTTCCTGCCACACCAATAGGTCATTTATTTCGTGAACGTCATAGCACCCTAACCTCATTGATAAGTCGCCAATCAAAAAAAAGGTGGCTTGCTATCAATGGGACTGCAATTGACTTAGATAAATTTGGTGATCTCATACCATGA
- a CDS encoding tRNA (cytidine(34)-2'-O)-methyltransferase — MNDFITSRPRVALFEPRIPQNTGTIGRSCLAFGMSLDIIKPTGFSFEDKYLKRAGLDYWAKVDLHLYDSFEQYKNTFNNSRIIALTKKSSNSISNLVYKDTDILLFGREDTGLPNDIMNNCEIVAGIPMPGGETQLKTGGVRSLNLSVACGIVCYSACLQLNLLSK; from the coding sequence ATGAATGATTTTATTACTTCTAGACCTCGTGTCGCATTATTTGAACCAAGAATTCCACAGAATACAGGAACAATTGGTAGATCTTGCTTAGCATTTGGTATGTCCTTAGATATTATTAAGCCTACTGGCTTTAGCTTTGAAGATAAATATTTAAAAAGAGCAGGTTTAGACTACTGGGCAAAAGTAGACCTACATTTATATGACTCATTTGAACAATATAAAAATACGTTTAACAATTCAAGAATTATCGCTCTTACCAAAAAAAGTAGTAATTCAATCTCAAATCTTGTTTATAAAGATACAGACATACTTTTATTCGGACGAGAGGATACAGGTTTACCCAATGACATAATGAATAATTGTGAAATAGTTGCGGGAATACCTATGCCAGGGGGTGAGACTCAATTGAAGACAGGGGGAGTAAGAAGTTTAAATCTATCCGTTGCATGTGGGATAGTTTGTTATTCAGCATGCTTACAATTGAATTTATTAAGCAAATAA